One window of Streptomyces sp. NBC_00273 genomic DNA carries:
- a CDS encoding maleylpyruvate isomerase family mycothiol-dependent enzyme, whose translation MSRSTSRPARRSTRRPTSPASAHRRTIAAAVAAERRELADVLDDLRPEGWDAPSLCAGWRVREVAAHLSLGFRTTLPGFAAELLRARGSLHRMTDRTARRDAAAFTARELAALLRENADHPWKPPAAGPTGALAHDVVHGLDITVALGHPRRVPEDRLRLLLDAVTPRSLRFFGADLTGVQLCAQDLDWSHGEGTPVYGEAQDLLLVLFGRRLPPGRLNGGPEGHRVPPTLVA comes from the coding sequence ATGAGCCGATCCACCTCCCGACCCGCCCGCCGATCCACCCGCCGACCCACCTCCCCCGCCTCCGCGCACCGCCGAACGATCGCCGCGGCCGTCGCCGCCGAACGCCGCGAGCTGGCCGACGTACTGGACGACCTCCGCCCGGAAGGTTGGGACGCCCCGTCCCTCTGCGCCGGCTGGCGCGTCCGCGAGGTCGCCGCCCACCTGTCCCTCGGTTTCCGCACCACCCTCCCCGGCTTCGCCGCCGAACTGCTGCGCGCCCGCGGCAGCCTGCACCGGATGACCGACCGCACGGCCCGCCGCGACGCCGCCGCCTTCACCGCGCGCGAGCTCGCCGCGCTGCTCCGCGAGAACGCCGACCACCCCTGGAAACCGCCCGCCGCCGGCCCCACCGGAGCCCTCGCCCACGACGTGGTCCACGGCCTCGACATCACCGTCGCCCTCGGCCACCCGCGCCGCGTCCCCGAGGACCGGCTGCGGCTCCTCCTCGACGCGGTCACCCCCCGGTCCCTGCGCTTCTTCGGCGCGGACCTGACCGGCGTCCAGCTCTGCGCGCAGGACCTGGACTGGTCCCACGGCGAGGGAACCCCCGTGTACGGGGAAGCCCAGGACCTGCTGCTCGTCCTCTTCGGCCGCCGCCTTCCCCCGGGTCGGCTGAACGGGGGACCGGAGGGCCACCGGGTACCGCCTACCCTTGTTGCATGA
- a CDS encoding LysR family transcriptional regulator, with protein MELAQLRYFVAVVEEGGFTRAGARLHVSQPGVSAQVAQLERELGQRLLDRSGRRVTPTEAGRAVLAYARAALAAVEGVRRTAEEFSGLLRGRVALGLVPGAAGAVVDGFDVVEVLGAFHDEHPGVEISLSEDTSERMLAALLRGELDLAVVGLPGEPPPGVSCQVVLDEPLVAAVREDDPLVAAAVNGGIPLAALRGRALIGLPRGTGLRAVLERACAQAGFAPRVDFEAAAPAVLVRLAARGLGVAVVPSGAESAAGPRADVGSGSGSGSGLCALRITEPELTGKVALAWRTDGPSGPAARKLLERLRSGAPGRPAP; from the coding sequence ATGGAACTGGCTCAGCTGCGCTATTTCGTGGCCGTGGTGGAAGAGGGCGGTTTCACGCGGGCCGGGGCGCGGCTGCACGTGTCACAGCCCGGGGTGAGCGCACAGGTCGCGCAGCTGGAACGGGAGCTCGGGCAGCGGCTGCTCGACCGGTCCGGGCGGCGGGTGACCCCGACGGAAGCGGGCCGGGCGGTGCTCGCGTACGCGCGGGCCGCACTGGCGGCGGTGGAGGGTGTGCGGCGGACGGCCGAGGAGTTCTCCGGCCTGCTGCGCGGGCGCGTGGCCCTGGGGCTGGTGCCGGGGGCGGCCGGGGCGGTGGTGGACGGGTTCGACGTGGTGGAGGTGCTCGGAGCCTTCCACGACGAGCACCCCGGGGTGGAGATCTCGCTCTCCGAGGACACCTCGGAGCGGATGCTGGCCGCGCTGCTGCGCGGGGAGCTGGACCTGGCGGTGGTCGGCCTCCCGGGGGAGCCGCCGCCGGGCGTCTCCTGCCAGGTGGTGCTCGACGAACCCCTGGTCGCGGCGGTGCGGGAGGACGATCCGCTGGTGGCCGCCGCCGTGAACGGAGGGATCCCGCTGGCCGCGCTGCGCGGGCGGGCCCTGATCGGCCTGCCGCGCGGGACCGGGCTGCGCGCGGTGCTGGAGCGGGCGTGCGCGCAGGCGGGCTTCGCGCCGCGGGTGGACTTCGAGGCGGCGGCGCCCGCCGTGCTGGTCCGGCTGGCCGCGCGGGGGCTGGGGGTGGCGGTGGTGCCGTCCGGGGCGGAATCGGCAGCGGGCCCGCGGGCCGACGTCGGCAGCGGCAGCGGCAGCGGCAGCGGACTGTGCGCGCTGCGGATCACCGAGCCGGAGCTGACCGGGAAGGTCGCGCTGGCCTGGCGCACGGACGGACCGTCCGGGCCGGCCGCCCGCAAGCTGCTGGAAAGGCTCCGCTCGGGAGCCCCCGGACGGCCCGCGCCGTGA